Proteins encoded by one window of Salvia splendens isolate huo1 chromosome 5, SspV2, whole genome shotgun sequence:
- the LOC121802849 gene encoding ALA-interacting subunit 1-like isoform X1, producing the protein MSSDDGSSKKVSRKPRYSRFTQQELPACKPILTPALVIGILMCLGIISIPIGLLALSASKNVVEVVDRYDDVCIPSTDQKVGFIKDPATNKTCIRTFTIPKKMRKPVYVYYQLDNFYQNHRRYVKSRSDRQLWNPKAESSTTVCDPEGQTGDGKPIVPCGLIAWSLFNDTYMLSKNDAALQINKKDIAWRSDRTHKFSSNIYPKNFQNGTLIGGGKLDESIPLSQQEDLMVWMRTSALPTFRKLYGKIETDLEANEKITVTIQNNYNTYSFNGKKKLVISTATWIGGKNDFIGKMYMAVGGTSIVLGVIFSLLYVFKPRPLGDPSYLSWNKSPTLD; encoded by the exons atgaGTTCTGATGATGGATCCTCTAAAAAAGTTTCCAGGAAACCCAGAT aTTCAAGATTTACTCAGCAAGAACTCCCCGCCTGCAAACCGATTCTTACTCCTGCATTG GTCATTGGAATTCTTATGTGCCTTGGCATAATCTCCATTCCAATCGGTCTGCTTGCTCTTTCCGCATCCAAGAAT GTGgttgaagtggtggaccgttaTGACGACGTGTGCATTCCATCAACTGACCAGAAGGTTGGCTTCATCAAAGATCCTGCAACAAACAAAACCTGCATCAGGACCTTCACT ATTCCAAAGAAGATGAGGAAGCCAGTCTATGTGTATTACCAGCTTGACAACTTCTATCAGAATCATAGAAG ATATGTGAAAAGCAGAAGTGACCGTCAGTTATGGAACCCCAAAGCTGAGTCTAGCACCACTGTATGTGATCCAGAAGGGCAAACAGGTGATGGTAAGCCCATTGTTCCATGTGGGCTCATAGCTTGGAGTTTGTTCAACGATACCTACATGCTGTCCAAGAACGATGCTGCTTTGCAAATTAACAAGAAAGACATCGCTTGGAGGAGCGATAGAACTCATAAATTCAGTTCCAATATCTACCCCAAGAACTTCCAGAATGGCACCTTGATTGGGGGTGGAAAACTTGATGAGAGTATACCT CTGAGCCAGCAAGAGGATCTGATGGTGTGGATGCGGACTTCAGCGCTGCCTACGTTCAGGAAACTATACGGGAAGATCGAGACAGACCTCGAAGCCAATGAGAAGATCACAGTGACCATACAGAACAACTACAATACATACTCCTTCAATGGGAAGAAGAAGCTGGTGATCTCAACGGCGACATGGATCGGTGGGAAGAATGACTTTATTGGCAAAATGTACATGGCTGTTGGAGGGACCAGCATTGTTCTTGGTGTCATTTTCTCACTTCTTTATGTTTTCAAGCCAAG GCCTTTGGGAGATCCCTCCTATCTGTCATGGAACAAGAGTCCAACCTTGGATTGA
- the LOC121802849 gene encoding ALA-interacting subunit 1-like isoform X2 — MCLGIISIPIGLLALSASKNVVEVVDRYDDVCIPSTDQKVGFIKDPATNKTCIRTFTIPKKMRKPVYVYYQLDNFYQNHRRYVKSRSDRQLWNPKAESSTTVCDPEGQTGDGKPIVPCGLIAWSLFNDTYMLSKNDAALQINKKDIAWRSDRTHKFSSNIYPKNFQNGTLIGGGKLDESIPLSQQEDLMVWMRTSALPTFRKLYGKIETDLEANEKITVTIQNNYNTYSFNGKKKLVISTATWIGGKNDFIGKMYMAVGGTSIVLGVIFSLLYVFKPRPLGDPSYLSWNKSPTLD, encoded by the exons ATGTGCCTTGGCATAATCTCCATTCCAATCGGTCTGCTTGCTCTTTCCGCATCCAAGAAT GTGgttgaagtggtggaccgttaTGACGACGTGTGCATTCCATCAACTGACCAGAAGGTTGGCTTCATCAAAGATCCTGCAACAAACAAAACCTGCATCAGGACCTTCACT ATTCCAAAGAAGATGAGGAAGCCAGTCTATGTGTATTACCAGCTTGACAACTTCTATCAGAATCATAGAAG ATATGTGAAAAGCAGAAGTGACCGTCAGTTATGGAACCCCAAAGCTGAGTCTAGCACCACTGTATGTGATCCAGAAGGGCAAACAGGTGATGGTAAGCCCATTGTTCCATGTGGGCTCATAGCTTGGAGTTTGTTCAACGATACCTACATGCTGTCCAAGAACGATGCTGCTTTGCAAATTAACAAGAAAGACATCGCTTGGAGGAGCGATAGAACTCATAAATTCAGTTCCAATATCTACCCCAAGAACTTCCAGAATGGCACCTTGATTGGGGGTGGAAAACTTGATGAGAGTATACCT CTGAGCCAGCAAGAGGATCTGATGGTGTGGATGCGGACTTCAGCGCTGCCTACGTTCAGGAAACTATACGGGAAGATCGAGACAGACCTCGAAGCCAATGAGAAGATCACAGTGACCATACAGAACAACTACAATACATACTCCTTCAATGGGAAGAAGAAGCTGGTGATCTCAACGGCGACATGGATCGGTGGGAAGAATGACTTTATTGGCAAAATGTACATGGCTGTTGGAGGGACCAGCATTGTTCTTGGTGTCATTTTCTCACTTCTTTATGTTTTCAAGCCAAG GCCTTTGGGAGATCCCTCCTATCTGTCATGGAACAAGAGTCCAACCTTGGATTGA